Within Brachyhypopomus gauderio isolate BG-103 chromosome 4, BGAUD_0.2, whole genome shotgun sequence, the genomic segment TTGTGTACAGTATTTGAGCATATGTTTGTTCTATTAAGTGTCATTTGATGTATGAGGACAGGAAGTATCCGTGAGTGTCTGAATTACACTAGTAGAGCTGAGCTCCAGGACCAGATGCCCTCAGATTGAGGAGCAGTAGATCTTCAGTGTGCTGGTGTTTATAGTACTGTATTCAAACTCCTGACTCACAGAGGGTGACACAGAGGGCAGCTGATCATCACACACTGGTCCCctccaaaaaacaaaaccacaacCTGCTTCtgctactgtgtgtatgtgtgtgtgtgtgtgtgtgtgtgtgtgtgagtgtgtgtgtgtctgtgtgtgtgtgcgcatatagGACAGAAGGCATAAACCTGCCAACCTCTCGTTAGACATTACAAGGGGTTGGGCTGTTGGGGGTGTTGGGctgttgggggtgttgggggggtagTGGTGGAATGTTCTTTTTGGTCTATGCCACCAACTAGAGGATGAGAGCATCCATTTttgctctcttctctctcttcactTTTCCCTTTTCTAATCTTCATCTGTTCCTTTGCTTTTCATGTATGAACATAGCAAGTAAAATCGGACGGTACGATTCCTGAAAACTGACCCGTTAGTTATTACTCTCTATCCTGACCACTGAGAAGTTTCCagaacataaaaaataaatgtgaaGTGCTCCCAGTCTCACTGACGTACACCCCACACCATGTTGTTGAAAGTATGTGAGGCACATGCAggcaaactccacacacacacacatacacacacgctcgcCCACACACCGAACAACCCCGGcgttcctctccctcccctcctctctccaggATCAGGGGAGCAGGTTGTGGAAACATTTGTAACATTTGGTGAGAGCAAATCCCACAGCTTTCTCTTGAAAAGAAGCAGCCACCTTCAAAAAGGGGCTCTCCTCCAACACAGCCCCTCTCCCCCAGTGTGGCCCGGGACCAGCGGCCGGCACACCCCTTGCCACGGCCCGCAAATCCCCCCTTTATCCGCTGGAAGCCAGATGGGGTGGCAGGAATAATAGGCAGAACCCAGTGAGGCCCATTCAATTTGTCCGGGCGTGTAAAGGAGCTTGTAAGCCGCTCCATTTGAGCAGAGTGTAATAGTAGCCAAGGGAGAGGCGGCTACGTTAAGACTTAATTACCTACTAATGGCTGTTGTAAGTACAAAAGCTCTGCACAGATCCTAACATGCTCTcccatcagagagagagagagagagagagagagagagagagagagagagagagagagagagagagagagagagagagagagagagagagagagagagttatatAAGAGTTTATGCTGAAACACTTTTGAAGCACGAATATGAAACATGAGCTCTGTGATTTTGGCTTTCTTCATTTCACATTCTACAGTAATCAGAGTTCATGAAGCAAAGACATGAAAGGGAAAAGGAGAGAAACACAAAGGGTGCCGCCTGCACTTCAGCTGGTTTAAGAAGGGCTGTTGTGTTGtgcaggcagagagagaaagttcTCTCACTCCACGCTCCCTTTTCTGTCCCTTTCTTCTTTATTTTGGAGGGAGATTAAAGTGGATTAAGAGCGGCTCACATATGCTCCTCCTCACTGCTGGTATTCAGCACATCACAGACCCAACTGCCACCCAGacggagagagaaaagaaaggtGCACAAGTGAGACGGAGTGAGAGGAAGAACGAAtcagagagatggggagagagagaggagagagagggactgagagtgggaaggagagagagagagagagagagagagagagagagagagagagagagagacgtatcATAGTCGAAGGCCTCAGACATTTGGACACAGGATAAAATAGAGAGTTGATATAGAGTGTGAAGTAGTTCATTTAGAAGATCAAAAATGACTAAACAGAGAAATTGTGAGAGAGCTCTTAAAGTAGGCAGGAAGTGTGCCTGAGAACTCTGGGCGCTAACTGCAAAGGAGACTGAACAGTTCAGTGCTACTTCACTGCTTTCTGTGTGATAACACTAagcatatacaaacacacacagacacacaaacacagaaaggtAAGTTTGTGAGCAAGAAAACTACGCTAGTGCTTCATAATTCAAATTTAATTTGAATATTTACTCTCAAAAACAAAATGGGCAAGTCATTATTTCATGAACATAATGGGAACAGGAGAGAGGCTGACTGAGCCAACTGTCAGAATTAGCCCACTCCTCACTGGCAGCCCTACGAGCCACCAGCAACCACACACATCCAACTACAGGTGGCAAAAGCTCCCACTCCCCCGCCTCTCTTAATGGACGAACTCTGGTGACACAAATGACATGTGATTAGCAGAGAAGCAGGTGTGTACGTGCTAATGCCTTCTATATTTACAGCCTCCATTTTTCTGCACCTGAACTGTGAAGTTTGGATGACACAAGCTGGCGTGGTTCCACCATTCTGAAGTTACATTTATTGGATAATTAGATCAAACCCCTGGAGCttacatatataaataattttCATAGAGTGTGACAATGTTGAAGAACGACGATTTCAAAAGTTACATTTTACGGCCTATGTCCTTCATTAGCTCAGGGGTGATATCCTCAAAGTTTCTCCCGTCCTCTTTAATTGCTCCCAGGGCAGTTGTCAGTCAGCGCTCGCGAGCGTGTGGAGCTCCACCGAGTGTGACGCACAACGCATTCTTCACGCGTGACATTTCAGATAATCATATGCGCGAGCGCTGAACTGCAGTCTGACAATAGCCTCTTTTTGTTTCTCCAACTCCCTGCGATCCTAATCCAGACAGTCGCGGCATATATTACCATTTGGGCACACTTAACAAGTAAGATTACTGGAATTCATAATGAACGAATGCGAACTCCGGTGATTAGAACGCAACTTCTCACCGGTTTAAACCGTCTCATTAGCATAATCTTATTTAGCGCGGGTAAACAAGCAAACAGACGGGACTGTTCGTGAGGGGAAACAAccaaacaagaaaaaaatataacGACCTTGATTTGGTAAGGACTCGTTCCTGAAAACTGCGAGCGTCAGCTGTCTAGCTACCTGTGGAGCGCGGCTGAATGCACGTGCGAGAAACACCTGGTGCAGAGGACGCTAATCCTCAAACAACAATTTATCATGCGGTTTATTCCCGCTTTTTTATTATAGCCTGCCTTGTTCTTTTCCTTGTTCTTTTTCTATCTTTGCATTATTACTTTGCTTCACCTCTATGGAAAACAACTCACGTGGAGTTGCTCTCGGCTGCACAGCAGCGCGCCCCCCGTGGGCCCACTCCGCAGCACGAGCGCGCGAATCAATCGAATCGAtaaaaggaaaagaaagagcGGCTGTTTAACGGCTAATACAAGGCGACGGCCTGCACGCGCCTTTTTATTAGGAATCAAATTACATCCCTCGGCTTCTCGGTGCTCTGATAACAACTGGATGCTAAAATGTTATCAAATTAGGTCGTCTATACGACCAAAACTACTTCAACTAGGTAGAGAATATAACAACAatcatatttttctttaaatattattttgttgttataataacaacaataatagcaATAATAAGAATAGAATAAGAATAGGAATATTCTTCACTATATTCTTCACTATATACATAATTTCACTATATACAATATCACTATAAACAAAGTCATGCTTTTTAGAATACTGACAaaactctctgtctctctgtctctctctgtctctgtctctctgtctgtctgtctgtctgtctgtctgtctgtctgtctctctctctctctctctctctctctctctctctctctctcggggaCACAGTGCAAAACTGCTGGGTTCTTGTATTGTCCTAAATGAATTTCAACAGATCATAACCGTTAAAAACAATTTTGCACGCTTCATTTATTAATgttttaaatgcattttaacGTCTGAAATCAGGCGCGCGCGCCATCAGCTGTCGTGCGCCCGTAGGGGTCGTCGGGTTACAACAATAAGGGCTGACTGAATGCAAACTCGCAGTCATCGCAGTCACGCTGCTTGCGTGGCAAGGATTAGGTAATATTTGGGCATTGCACAATTAATTAGCTTCATGAAGCTATAATTCACAAATTTGTACTTTTTTGACGACAAACTGCCCGTTATACGTCATGAACCATCCCCTCTTAAAGTTAGCCTAGTTGGCAATATCCTGAGCGGACATAAACAAGAACGCATGATACGGTTAGTAAATGTAGACTATTCATttgtttgattgattgattgatttggcATTTATACAgattgaaatttagttaatttaATCTCTCTTAATTTTGTACTGTGTTTAATTATTGTTTTTGCTTTTACTAACGATCAAAACCAATGACTTATGTTGCAACTCCAATTTAATAACCTGGAGTTTCTGTTTGCTGTTTTCTTGATTTTGTTTAGTTGTTTTCGGTGTTGTTTTCCAGGGATCAATTTGTGTTTGTCCTCTTTTATATACCATGAAGGGGGGGGGGCTTATGTATCGCTCGACTAACTTTAATGACTGATTCCACAGTCTGTCGATCTGATGGCTCGTAATCTAAACCAACCAGTGCGCTACAAGGTTGCCATATGCGGAGTGTGTCTAATTTAGTTAATGAAGCCTCGTTTCTTTGTAATGACATCAGATTTGAAGACTCCCACCCCCGCGAGCCTCCTCCCTTCTCCACCGTTCGCAGGGAGCCTATTGGTTCTTGACGAGCTGTCGGAAAAGCCGTGACATTGTCCTGTTGACTTGCCCCAGGTGGCGGGGTCCACTATAAAACCATCGCGTCACTCCCGGACGTGCCAAACACGCCGCCACGACTGACCTGGAATAACAAGTGAATTCTACGAGCTTCACTTGCAGTCAGAACGCCCGATTTCGGTAGGTGAAAAGTTGGTAAATCGAGTATTAATACAAACGGGTATAATCGTATATAGGAAATTAGTCTTAAATCTATTTGATTTCTATTGCAATAAACTTCAGGGAAACTTTAGACTGTTTCTGAGTTTGCAGTTAGTTTGCGAATTAATTTGCAATGCGCTGTATAAAAGCTTATGTGATTTCATGTCTTTACCTTCGTTTTACAGGCATTGGCCAGATCTAGTGATTCTAGAGTTGAACCGAGAAACATGGACTCCGACACAAGCCGAGTTTCCAGTCGACCCTCTTCTCCAGAAGGAGACGACCTTTTCCTTTCTGCGGTGAAGAAATCGGTGGGCTTCTCCGGAGCTGTATCGTCCACACAGAGCGACTCTCCTCCCGAATTAGTCGCCGATCTGCGGGCGAGCGAAGAGAACGCGCTCGCGCTCAAGATGTTCTCCAAGAAGGACCGAAAACTTTTGTCAGAGAGCGAACTTCAAAGCATTCGCCTCAAGATCAACAGTCGCGAGAGGAAGCGCATGCACGATCTGAACATCGCCATGGATGGCCTTAGAGAGGTCATGCCGTACGCGCACGGGCCCTCTGTGCGCAAGCTCTCCAAAATAGCCACGTTGCTCCTCGCGCGCAATTACATCCTCATGTTAAGCAATTCACTGGAGGAAATGAAACGACTTGTCAGTGAGATCTACGGCGGAGGGAGCGGCGGTCACCACGCCAGCTTCCACCCGTCCGCTTGTGGCACTCTTACGCACGCGACAGCTCCGTTGACCGGCCACCCCGCGGTCTCCCACGCCTCCCACCCGGTTCACCACCCGCTGCTCCCACCGGCCGTCTCCACCGCCGCCTCGCTGTCTGCGCCAGGTCTTTCAGCCGTGGCGTCTGTAAGACCACATCACGGACTTCTAAAAGCACCTTCAGCCGGTGCGGGGCCTCTCGGTTCCGGTTTCCAACACTGGGGCACGGGGATGCCGTGTCCGTGCAGCATGTGCCAGGTCCCGCCGCCGCACGTGCCGGGAATGAGTTCTGTCAGCATGCCACGGCTGGCAAGCGACTCAAAATGACTCGAACTTCTCACGATGGGAAAACGTTCAACTTAGAGAAGATCAATAAAAAGGGCACTGATGGTTTGATACCGACTTAAAGCCTTCATTGTAGTCATCTGCTTTGTCTTCGAAAAAAAATGTCTATGGGAGGACTGGGAATACTGATTAAGAGACAAGCGGATCGGTGACACTAACATAGATTTTCTAATAAGTTAGCTAAAGTAGATATTCCACCCGTACCTTTCTGTATTAGGTTATCATGTTTATGAACATGGCGTATAGACGTCTAGTAACTGTTCAGCGACACCTGCAGCTTTTTTTATCTGTAAATCTACAGAATTGGAGAACGGAGCGATTCCATTTCTTTCTAATTGAAAGAGCAACCTTCAAAAATAACCCAAAACAATTGGTAAGATTGTAACTATGTGAATATGTAGTGTTTGTACAGTATGAGAGATTTTATATTAGGTCTAGAATTAAGACAAAGTTGAGGTGAGCCCGCAGTTTGTTTGCCAAGCGCTGTCAGTAACTGGAATCGTATTGCACCTGTtcgcctttctctctctctctctctccctctctctctctctctctctctctctctccctctctctctccctctcctttttttctttttcttttgccATGTCACTGACCGACGCAATGAATGAtcatcttttattttttataaaagtGCGAAAcgatatttatttacttattttcgACGGTATTTTCACATGAATGAAAACTGTGTTGGAATTGTAAAtgtagtaaaaataaaaaagtttaaaacGAGTCGTACTATTTGTCTCCTTTCATTTTTCGTGCAAGTAACGTCAAATCTACTACGTCCTTTCCCTTTACATCAACTGTCGTTAAACTGTATAGAATGATCCACTAAAGCTGTCATGTGTATTTTAGGTATAGGCTAAAAAAACATGGAAACTCGGGCACA encodes:
- the olig2 gene encoding oligodendrocyte transcription factor 2, coding for MDSDTSRVSSRPSSPEGDDLFLSAVKKSVGFSGAVSSTQSDSPPELVADLRASEENALALKMFSKKDRKLLSESELQSIRLKINSRERKRMHDLNIAMDGLREVMPYAHGPSVRKLSKIATLLLARNYILMLSNSLEEMKRLVSEIYGGGSGGHHASFHPSACGTLTHATAPLTGHPAVSHASHPVHHPLLPPAVSTAASLSAPGLSAVASVRPHHGLLKAPSAGAGPLGSGFQHWGTGMPCPCSMCQVPPPHVPGMSSVSMPRLASDSK